GAGCGGGGAAAAGAGTCAAAGCGCTGAAGCGCCCGCAAGCCGCCTGCAAGACGGCTCGATCGAGCCGCCGTTCCTGATCGGCACGGCGTGCGGTTCGTGCCACATCGCGTTCGACCCGCTCAATCCGCCCGAGGACCCGGCCCATCCGACGTGGGAGAACATCAAGGGCCTGGTGGGCAACCAGTACAGTCGGGTCTCGGAGATCATGGTCTCCGGCATGTCGAAGAACACGCTCGAATGGCAGATGTTCGCGCACGCTCGCCCGGGCAGCACCGACACCTCCGCCATCCCGACCGACCAGGTCAACAACCCCGGCACCATCAACGCGCTCATCAACATGGCGCATCGACCGGTGTTCGAAAACGAGTCGATCATCAAGTGGCGCAAGACCGACAGTTGCGGAGCCGAGAAGAACACCGCGGCGTGCTGGTGCGAGCCGGGGCGCAAGGGCAAGTGCTGGTCGCACGGCGAAGTGAAGGAGACCGTGCACCACATCCTCAAGGGCGGCGAGGACTCGATCGGCGCGCTGGAAGCGATCCAGCGCGTGTACTTCAACATCGGCTCGTGCTCGGAGCAGTGCTGGGTCAATCACCTGAGCGACCTGCGCCAGCTCGATCCGCAGCAGCGCGGCTTCGGTCAGACGCCCTTCAACATCGGCCAATGCCGGCGCGACTGCCCGAACTTCCGAGCCATCGAGGACCGGCTGCACAACATCCTCGACTTCTTCATGTCCTCCGAAGGCTACGCCGTCGACCTGCACGCGGCGCGGCAGCACGAGCGGCGCAAGGCCGATCCGAAGACGCTGTACACGGCCGAGAACCTGGTGGCGGACCTCGAGCAGGAATTCGGCAAGGGCGCGGTGGCGCGCGGCGAGAAGGTCTTTGCTGCGCAGTGCGCCCGCTGCCACTCCTCGCAGCCGGCGGCGATCGCCCGCCAGACCGAGGGTCTGGATTTCCGCAAGGTCTCGGAGAAGACGGGACTGCGCGAGGATTTCCTGAGCAACGACCGTTCGACCCCCGCGAGCGAAGTCGGCACCTTCCGCTGCCGAGCGCTGCACTCGAACCACATGGCGGGGCGCGTCTGGCACGAATACGGCTCCGAGACGCTGCGCGCGCGCAAACCCGATCCGAACATCGCCGAGGTGCGCGGGAGCAGTGGTCCGGACGGGCGCACCTTCTATCGCAACATCTCGCTGCTGAACGCCTGGGCGCATGCGCCCTTCATGCACAACAACGCGATCGGC
The sequence above is a segment of the Betaproteobacteria bacterium genome. Coding sequences within it:
- a CDS encoding cytochrome c, with the protein product MSPSARVGREIWYKATAGNDRFHTYVFQQRVGVMIDWFRVLRSDERSDRFAAWGLINDPGCCAPGSANCPAKSPEETYGFDWCPGDETLLQFVGKPGYRDPACEFKDAPLDPNDVHAKNGDQRQSACDLKFGTSTGALGFRKFPNPKFDKAAWVKVNGSLSTWQGYNAKVADKSGEKSQSAEAPASRLQDGSIEPPFLIGTACGSCHIAFDPLNPPEDPAHPTWENIKGLVGNQYSRVSEIMVSGMSKNTLEWQMFAHARPGSTDTSAIPTDQVNNPGTINALINMAHRPVFENESIIKWRKTDSCGAEKNTAACWCEPGRKGKCWSHGEVKETVHHILKGGEDSIGALEAIQRVYFNIGSCSEQCWVNHLSDLRQLDPQQRGFGQTPFNIGQCRRDCPNFRAIEDRLHNILDFFMSSEGYAVDLHAARQHERRKADPKTLYTAENLVADLEQEFGKGAVARGEKVFAAQCARCHSSQPAAIARQTEGLDFRKVSEKTGLREDFLSNDRSTPASEVGTFRCRALHSNHMAGRVWHEYGSETLRARKPDPNIAEVRGSSGPDGRTFYRNISLLNAWAHAPFMHNNAIGPELCGNPLNKENDFYGQRPRYVDASNIKLLAADKQPACFEYDPSVEGRYKLYTASMQALLNPDKRIPKVTLLNQDVVLRVGPQLWDGTSRETLLGFQITIPSEIEGRGVTAGALGNFQHKQFVVDLVQAKVSPDALEPRLASRFGPDRGKQVLSDLQAIGGEIVDKPGNLVEALRKRPYLVKEVYSSCTADIENAGHRFGEDLPAADKNALIAFLATL